A stretch of Desulfurivibrio alkaliphilus AHT 2 DNA encodes these proteins:
- a CDS encoding dual CXXC motif small (seleno)protein: MFATGTATTMTCPQCDAGRLTILRSCGRVRMECGQCRRQFQIHEVAHRLDAQTEAILERWNSIIYD, from the coding sequence ATGTTTGCCACCGGTACCGCCACCACCATGACCTGCCCCCAATGCGACGCCGGCCGGCTGACCATCCTGCGTTCCTGCGGCCGGGTCCGCATGGAGTGCGGACAGTGCCGGCGGCAATTTCAGATCCACGAGGTGGCCCACCGCCTCGATGCCCAGACCGAAGCGATCCTGGAACGCTGGAACAGCATCATCTACGACTAA
- the gltX gene encoding glutamate--tRNA ligase, whose amino-acid sequence MSEVRVRFPPSPTGYLHIGGARTAIYNWLFAKKHGGKMVLRIEDTDAERSTEESIRGIIDGMEWLGLDWDEGPYFQTDHADEHRAAAAKLLAGGQAYKCFCSKEELEARREAAVKAKADYRYNGACRDLSPEEAAAREAAGTPYVIRFKVPQEAGLVAFKDEVYGGIERSYQDIEDFVIVRSNGQPLYLLCNVVDDIRDKISHVIRGQDGLANTPRQILLYRALGANPPTFAHMPLTLDLNKAKISKRSHGEVVAVQFYREQGFISWALVNFLVLLGWSPGDDREIFSKEELIEAFSLAGISKANSIFNYRKDDPKFFTDPKAININAHYLRTIPVSELASLVRPFLEQEKIWDPAYQGEKKAWFEKTLEMTRERFHTLKDFTTLGRAWFADDFTVDDKAREKNLLKHPQLQEWLPELADRLAALPEITPEEAERVARELAEAHGVKPGIPINGARAVITGQIKGPSMFEVFAHLERDKVIGRLREAGKYFA is encoded by the coding sequence ATGAGCGAAGTACGTGTTCGTTTTCCCCCCAGCCCCACCGGCTATTTGCATATCGGCGGCGCCAGAACCGCCATCTACAACTGGCTGTTTGCCAAGAAACACGGCGGCAAAATGGTGCTGCGCATTGAAGATACCGACGCCGAACGCTCCACGGAAGAATCCATCCGCGGCATTATCGACGGCATGGAGTGGCTGGGGTTGGACTGGGACGAAGGGCCTTATTTCCAGACCGACCATGCCGACGAACACCGGGCGGCGGCGGCCAAGCTGCTGGCCGGCGGCCAGGCATACAAGTGCTTTTGCAGCAAGGAAGAACTGGAAGCCCGCCGGGAAGCCGCCGTCAAGGCCAAGGCCGATTACCGCTACAACGGGGCTTGCCGCGACCTGAGCCCGGAAGAGGCGGCCGCCCGCGAGGCCGCCGGCACCCCTTATGTAATCCGCTTCAAAGTACCCCAAGAGGCCGGCTTGGTGGCCTTCAAGGATGAGGTGTACGGCGGCATCGAGCGCAGCTACCAGGATATCGAAGATTTTGTCATCGTCCGCTCCAACGGCCAGCCGCTCTACCTGTTGTGCAACGTGGTGGATGATATCCGCGATAAAATCAGCCACGTCATCCGCGGCCAGGACGGGCTGGCCAACACGCCGCGCCAGATCCTGCTCTACCGGGCTTTGGGCGCCAACCCGCCGACTTTTGCCCACATGCCGCTGACCCTGGATCTGAACAAGGCCAAAATCTCCAAACGCAGCCACGGCGAGGTGGTGGCGGTGCAGTTTTACCGGGAGCAGGGTTTCATCTCCTGGGCCCTGGTCAACTTCCTGGTCCTGCTGGGCTGGTCGCCCGGCGACGACCGGGAGATTTTCAGCAAAGAGGAACTGATCGAGGCCTTTTCCCTGGCCGGCATCAGCAAGGCCAATTCCATCTTCAACTACCGCAAGGACGACCCCAAGTTCTTTACCGATCCCAAGGCCATCAACATTAACGCCCATTACCTGCGCACCATCCCGGTAAGCGAACTGGCCTCACTGGTCAGACCGTTTCTGGAGCAGGAAAAAATCTGGGACCCGGCTTACCAGGGAGAGAAAAAGGCCTGGTTTGAAAAGACCCTGGAGATGACCCGGGAGCGCTTTCATACCTTAAAGGATTTCACCACCCTCGGCCGGGCCTGGTTTGCCGACGACTTTACGGTGGATGACAAGGCCCGGGAGAAAAACCTGCTCAAACACCCGCAACTGCAAGAATGGCTGCCGGAACTGGCCGACCGGCTGGCGGCCCTGCCGGAGATCACCCCGGAGGAGGCTGAACGGGTGGCCAGGGAGTTGGCCGAGGCCCATGGCGTTAAGCCGGGTATTCCCATCAACGGCGCCCGGGCGGTGATCACCGGCCAGATCAAAGGCCCCAGCATGTTTGAGGTCTTTGCTCACCTGGAGCGGGACAAGGTAATCGGCCGCCTGCGGGAAGCGGGAAAATATTTTGCGTGA
- the era gene encoding GTPase Era, which translates to MNAAPSPDEITCGFVALVGPPNAGKSTLLNNLLGQKISIVSPKPQTTRNRVLGVFNQPTRQIVFLDTPGLHQGRSRLNSEMVKIARRTVSEVDAVAYMIDVSSPEADSRPEQRRQAGQLLQRANLPALLLCNKIDQVGKEKLLPVIAAWQEVYPFAAIIPLSALSGEGQETLLDELTRLLPRGPRLFPEDIPTDASERFLCGEIIREKIMLLTRDELPYSTAVLIDRFREESAPPLTTIDATIIVEKNSQKGIIIGNRGRMLQQIGRSARREIEAMLGTKVLLKLWVKVQKNWTGNMRVLQELGIHEG; encoded by the coding sequence ATGAACGCTGCCCCATCACCAGACGAGATCACCTGCGGCTTTGTGGCCCTGGTCGGTCCGCCCAACGCCGGTAAATCGACCCTGCTCAATAACCTGCTGGGCCAAAAAATCTCCATCGTCTCACCCAAGCCGCAGACCACCCGCAACCGGGTACTGGGGGTCTTCAACCAACCGACCCGCCAGATCGTCTTCCTGGACACCCCCGGTCTGCACCAGGGCCGCAGCCGGCTCAACAGTGAAATGGTCAAAATCGCCCGCCGCACCGTAAGCGAAGTGGACGCGGTGGCCTATATGATCGACGTCAGCTCACCGGAAGCGGACAGCCGCCCGGAGCAGCGCCGGCAGGCCGGGCAACTGCTGCAGCGGGCCAACCTGCCCGCCTTGCTGCTGTGCAATAAAATCGACCAGGTGGGCAAGGAAAAGCTGCTGCCCGTTATCGCCGCCTGGCAGGAGGTCTACCCCTTTGCCGCCATTATTCCTCTCTCCGCCCTCAGCGGCGAGGGCCAGGAGACCCTGCTCGACGAACTGACCAGGCTGCTGCCCCGCGGCCCTCGGCTCTTTCCCGAGGATATCCCCACCGACGCCAGTGAACGTTTTCTCTGCGGCGAAATCATCCGGGAGAAGATCATGCTGCTGACCCGGGATGAGCTGCCTTACTCCACCGCCGTGCTCATCGACCGCTTCCGCGAGGAGTCGGCTCCCCCGCTGACCACCATCGACGCCACCATTATCGTGGAAAAAAACTCGCAAAAAGGGATCATCATCGGCAACCGGGGGCGGATGCTGCAACAGATCGGCCGCTCGGCCCGACGGGAGATCGAGGCCATGCTGGGCACCAAAGTGCTGCTGAAGCTCTGGGTGAAGGTGCAGAAAAACTGGACCGGCAATATGCGGGTTCTGCAGGAACTGGGAATACACGAAGGATAA
- a CDS encoding RNB domain-containing ribonuclease, whose product MVSPGNIVEYVEQGKFICGVVVEVAANRLRIFNQNGRELNLPRARVVHCSGYSLPTGMSRDEQRRRLQEVDQQRRELTGRIEIETVWELAAAEADQFFTPLFLAQLNFGGEADDDQVAAFLRAVFIDRLFFKYKDGQVMAHPAEVVEQLQNRLEQERQREALLADGARRLQALFVAKVPQVAPPAAIGGGDAAVATDVEAWPERERCLKLLQDYYLLANDAEESELARELLKRSGLTRPHDIYHLLVGVGVWQADENIPLLRAGVPVAFSEEEMAAAEACQETEADTLLAQGRVDLRHLPVLTIDGKSTRDLDDALHLERQGENFVVGIHIADVAHYVKPGSLLFKTAVERVTSLYFPEGQVPMLPPRLSEDLCSLVAGRDRPAMSFLVTLTPDGDIVSSRIVASVIRVARRLDYEQVEQLLPADSDLQNLLTLSQALRRRRIEAGALLLPIPDVNISIDERGNPEVSLEDVDIPARLLVSEMMVLANMLAAEYVAQQQVPGLFRSQDDPHQRLVHGYEQDIFTIWRQRKQLKPGQLLTRPERHSGVGAASYTTITSPIRRLLDLAMQHQVHGLIARQGAVLAEPDLMDLVAAINTTQGRLNQVKRERQRYWLLKYLQSKVGRWLDVLVVARGPRRVTVVLTDCLLEGDLPPGRGVSVEPGDVVAVKIAKADPLDGTLRLEW is encoded by the coding sequence ATGGTTTCTCCTGGAAATATCGTTGAATATGTCGAGCAGGGTAAGTTTATCTGTGGCGTGGTGGTGGAGGTGGCCGCCAATCGTTTGCGGATTTTTAATCAAAACGGCCGCGAGCTGAACCTGCCCCGGGCCCGGGTGGTGCATTGTTCCGGGTACTCGTTGCCGACCGGCATGTCTCGGGATGAGCAGCGCCGCCGATTGCAGGAGGTTGACCAGCAGCGGCGGGAGTTGACCGGGCGGATCGAGATCGAAACGGTCTGGGAGCTGGCCGCCGCCGAGGCGGATCAGTTCTTTACCCCCCTCTTTCTGGCCCAGTTGAACTTCGGCGGGGAGGCCGACGATGATCAGGTGGCGGCCTTCCTGCGGGCGGTGTTCATCGACCGTCTGTTTTTCAAATACAAGGATGGCCAGGTGATGGCCCATCCGGCCGAGGTGGTGGAGCAACTGCAAAACCGTCTGGAGCAGGAGCGGCAACGGGAGGCCCTGCTGGCCGACGGCGCCCGCCGGCTGCAGGCGCTCTTTGTCGCCAAGGTGCCGCAGGTGGCGCCGCCTGCCGCCATCGGCGGCGGGGATGCGGCGGTGGCCACCGATGTAGAAGCCTGGCCGGAGCGAGAGCGCTGTCTCAAGCTGCTGCAGGACTATTATCTGCTGGCCAACGACGCCGAAGAGAGCGAGCTGGCCCGGGAGTTGCTCAAACGTTCGGGGCTGACCCGGCCCCACGATATCTATCATCTGCTGGTCGGGGTGGGGGTCTGGCAGGCCGACGAGAATATTCCCCTGTTGCGGGCCGGGGTGCCGGTGGCCTTCAGCGAAGAAGAGATGGCGGCGGCCGAGGCGTGCCAGGAGACCGAGGCCGACACCCTGCTGGCCCAGGGGAGGGTGGACCTGCGCCACTTACCGGTGCTCACCATCGACGGCAAATCCACCCGCGATCTTGACGATGCCCTGCACCTGGAACGGCAGGGGGAAAACTTTGTGGTGGGTATTCACATCGCCGATGTGGCCCACTACGTCAAACCCGGCTCACTGCTGTTCAAGACGGCGGTGGAGCGGGTGACGTCGCTTTATTTTCCCGAGGGGCAGGTGCCCATGCTGCCGCCGCGGCTCTCCGAGGATCTGTGCAGCCTGGTGGCCGGTCGCGATCGGCCGGCCATGAGTTTCCTGGTCACCCTGACCCCCGACGGCGATATTGTTTCCTCCCGGATCGTTGCCAGCGTGATCCGGGTGGCCCGGCGGTTGGATTACGAGCAGGTGGAGCAGCTGCTGCCGGCAGATTCTGACCTGCAAAATCTGCTGACCTTAAGCCAGGCTCTGCGTCGCCGCCGGATTGAGGCCGGCGCTTTGTTGCTGCCCATTCCCGATGTCAATATCAGCATCGACGAGCGGGGCAACCCGGAGGTCAGCCTGGAAGATGTGGATATCCCGGCCCGCTTGCTGGTTTCGGAGATGATGGTGCTGGCCAATATGCTGGCGGCGGAGTACGTGGCCCAGCAGCAGGTGCCTGGACTGTTCCGCAGCCAGGACGACCCGCACCAGCGCCTGGTACATGGTTACGAGCAGGATATTTTCACCATCTGGCGCCAGCGCAAACAGCTCAAGCCCGGTCAGTTGCTTACCCGGCCCGAGCGCCACAGCGGGGTGGGGGCGGCCAGTTACACTACCATCACCTCCCCCATTCGGCGTCTGTTGGATCTGGCCATGCAGCACCAGGTGCACGGGTTGATTGCCCGGCAAGGAGCGGTGCTTGCCGAGCCGGATTTGATGGACCTGGTAGCGGCCATCAATACCACCCAGGGGCGGCTTAACCAGGTGAAAAGGGAGCGTCAGCGTTACTGGTTGCTGAAGTATCTGCAAAGCAAGGTGGGCCGGTGGCTGGATGTTCTGGTGGTGGCCCGCGGCCCCAGACGGGTAACAGTGGTACTCACCGACTGTCTGCTGGAAGGAGACCTGCCCCCGGGCCGAGGCGTGAGTGTCGAGCCGGGAGATGTGGTCGCAGTAAAGATCGCCAAGGCCGATCCACTGGATGGCACCCTGCGCCTGGAATGGTAG
- a CDS encoding glutamine--tRNA ligase/YqeY domain fusion protein — MSDQTKPVPADFIRAIITEDLAAGKHDEVVTRFPPEPNGYLHIGHAKSICLNFGLAREFTPARCHLRFDDTNPSKEEHEYVEAIKEDVRWLGFDWQEHLYFASDYFEQLYEYAEQLIKDGKAYVCELSAEEIRASRGTLTEPGTNSPHRERPREESLELFRRMRAGEFPDGAKVLRAKIDMASGNLNLRDPVLYRIMHRAHHRTGEQWCIYPMYDFTHPISDALEGVTHSLCTLEFADHRPLYDWILDNLPVPCRPRQIEFARLNLAYTVVSKRKLLQLVNEGFVQGWNDPRMPTLSGIRRRGYPPEAIRDFCRRIGLAKKDSLVDVGLLEHCVREQLNETAPRVMGVLEPLKVVITNYPEGQTEELTGQNHPQKPEFGTRPLPFSREIYIERRDFMEEPVKKFFRLAPGREVRLRYAYFIKCEEVVKDEAGEVVELRCTYDPATLGGNAPDGRKVKGTIHWVAAAQAVRAEVRLYDRLFTVESPEKAAADGADFKDFVNPDSLVALENCLLEPALAEAQPDQPYQFERQGYFCLDAKDSTPERPVFNRTATLRDTWSR; from the coding sequence ATGAGCGATCAGACCAAGCCTGTGCCCGCCGATTTTATCCGGGCCATCATCACCGAAGACCTGGCCGCCGGCAAACATGACGAGGTGGTTACCCGCTTTCCGCCGGAACCCAATGGTTACCTGCATATCGGGCACGCCAAGTCCATCTGCCTTAACTTCGGCCTGGCCCGGGAGTTCACCCCGGCCCGCTGCCACCTACGCTTCGACGACACCAACCCCAGCAAGGAAGAGCACGAATACGTCGAGGCCATCAAAGAGGATGTCCGCTGGCTGGGGTTCGACTGGCAGGAACACCTTTATTTCGCCTCGGATTATTTCGAGCAGCTCTACGAGTACGCCGAACAACTGATCAAAGACGGCAAGGCTTATGTCTGCGAATTAAGCGCCGAGGAGATCAGGGCCAGCCGGGGCACCCTTACCGAACCGGGCACCAACAGCCCCCACCGGGAACGCCCCCGGGAAGAGAGCCTGGAGCTGTTCCGCCGGATGCGGGCCGGGGAATTCCCCGACGGGGCCAAGGTGCTGCGGGCCAAAATCGACATGGCCTCGGGCAACCTCAACCTGCGCGACCCGGTGCTCTACCGGATCATGCACCGGGCCCACCATCGCACCGGCGAGCAGTGGTGCATCTACCCCATGTACGATTTCACCCACCCCATCTCCGATGCCCTGGAGGGGGTAACCCATTCCCTCTGCACCCTGGAGTTTGCCGATCACCGGCCCCTCTACGACTGGATTCTCGACAACCTGCCGGTACCCTGCCGCCCCCGGCAGATCGAGTTTGCCCGCCTCAACCTGGCCTATACCGTGGTCAGCAAACGCAAGTTGCTGCAACTGGTCAACGAGGGGTTTGTGCAGGGTTGGAACGACCCCCGCATGCCGACCTTATCGGGCATCCGCCGCCGGGGTTACCCGCCGGAGGCAATCCGCGACTTCTGCCGGCGCATCGGGCTGGCCAAAAAGGACAGCCTGGTGGATGTGGGGCTGCTGGAACACTGCGTGCGGGAACAACTCAACGAAACGGCCCCCCGAGTGATGGGGGTGCTGGAACCCCTCAAGGTGGTGATCACCAATTACCCGGAAGGGCAAACCGAAGAGCTGACCGGGCAAAATCATCCTCAAAAGCCGGAATTCGGCACCCGCCCCCTGCCCTTTAGCCGGGAAATCTACATTGAACGCCGGGACTTCATGGAAGAGCCGGTAAAAAAATTCTTCCGCCTGGCTCCGGGCCGCGAGGTCCGGCTGCGTTACGCTTACTTTATCAAGTGCGAGGAAGTGGTGAAAGACGAGGCCGGCGAGGTGGTGGAACTGCGCTGCACCTACGATCCGGCCACCCTGGGGGGGAACGCCCCCGACGGCCGCAAGGTTAAGGGCACCATCCACTGGGTGGCGGCCGCTCAGGCCGTCAGGGCGGAAGTTCGGCTCTACGACCGGCTGTTTACCGTGGAAAGCCCGGAAAAAGCCGCCGCCGATGGGGCTGACTTCAAGGATTTCGTCAATCCCGACTCCCTGGTGGCGCTTGAAAACTGCCTCCTGGAACCCGCCCTGGCCGAAGCCCAGCCCGACCAGCCTTACCAGTTTGAACGCCAGGGTTATTTTTGCCTGGATGCCAAGGACTCCACCCCCGAGCGGCCGGTCTTCAACCGAACCGCCACCCTGCGCGACACCTGGTCCCGGTAG
- a CDS encoding peptidase U32 family protein, translated as MELLAPAGNLETFAAAVEAGADAIYIGAPGANARALARDLPVAEIAAMIDYAHGRGVRVYAAMNSLLKEDELVSAAATVEMLAGLKIDALIIQDLGLHRLCRRFFPDLRLHASTLMGAHNSLAVHQLDALGFARVVLARELTLAEIADIGRQSRVGLEVFVHGAMCFSYSGLCLFSSYLGGKSSMRGRCVQPCRRAYRWSAPQPGGPGKRRGAGRTGREEGGKAAYLFSMNDLAALELLPELWRAGVGSIKIEGRMKSAQYVDRVVRAYRRVLDALQKPGEPGEHGAATVERAMEEGYALLAEAMGRRTSTGFLQLPFKELVTPGHSGNIGHFLGKLSPGGGRWARLKLRHSLRKGDRLRLHREQDGERTAFTLQEIRLCSDGGAGSGKRQTAGGEALAAAREGQEVELRLPVAGGAGDSLYLVDLAQRRRMATRCALTVKQEHRRRAASWEKRLPSREMISFIGAGSGGGARTRAGAGAGGRSGKKPREKEKTGPPGRGKAPSLPLWLRLDDLKMLPRRLPPEVERVVLPLSPVFWPQLAAAGKLWRSLGERLIWALPPVMLENDLPFYRAKIAELRSKNCNAWQLGHLSQLQLFADAAGALPPAAKGGKKRRPRSPLLLYGDYTLNILNSLAGESYGQLGLASVQAAIETDRDNLLALLAGLRPKGAPKRAGGQALPLGLTLYGRPPLFTSRLDSVHFRYQVPFLSPREERFVLLREHDLTLALAARPFSLLSRAEELAAAGLAFGVVDLRYQKISRQELLPLLRQAGKTHRRSGDTDNFNFLAGLD; from the coding sequence ATGGAACTGCTGGCGCCGGCGGGCAACCTGGAAACATTTGCCGCGGCGGTGGAGGCCGGGGCCGATGCGATTTATATCGGCGCTCCAGGAGCCAACGCCCGGGCTTTGGCCAGGGATCTGCCGGTGGCGGAAATTGCCGCCATGATCGATTATGCCCATGGTCGCGGGGTGCGGGTGTACGCGGCCATGAACAGTCTGCTGAAGGAAGATGAACTGGTTTCGGCCGCCGCCACCGTGGAAATGCTGGCAGGGCTTAAGATTGATGCCCTGATTATTCAGGATCTGGGCCTGCACCGGCTTTGTCGCCGATTTTTCCCCGACCTGCGACTGCATGCCAGCACCCTGATGGGGGCCCATAACAGCCTGGCGGTGCACCAGTTGGACGCTTTGGGTTTTGCGCGGGTGGTGCTGGCTCGCGAGTTGACCCTGGCGGAGATTGCCGACATTGGCCGGCAATCCCGGGTAGGGCTGGAGGTTTTCGTGCACGGGGCCATGTGTTTCAGCTATTCCGGCCTCTGTCTGTTCAGCAGTTACCTGGGCGGCAAGAGCAGCATGCGCGGCCGCTGCGTGCAGCCCTGCCGTCGGGCTTATCGCTGGTCGGCGCCCCAGCCCGGCGGGCCTGGCAAAAGGCGGGGGGCGGGTCGTACCGGCCGGGAAGAGGGGGGCAAGGCGGCCTATCTTTTTTCCATGAACGATCTGGCGGCCCTGGAGTTGCTGCCGGAGTTGTGGCGGGCCGGAGTAGGCTCGATCAAGATTGAAGGCCGAATGAAAAGCGCCCAGTATGTGGACCGGGTGGTGCGGGCTTACCGGCGGGTGCTTGATGCGCTGCAAAAGCCAGGGGAACCGGGAGAGCATGGGGCCGCAACGGTGGAGCGGGCCATGGAAGAAGGGTATGCCCTGTTGGCGGAGGCCATGGGCCGCCGCACCAGCACGGGTTTTTTGCAACTACCTTTCAAAGAGTTGGTCACCCCCGGTCATTCGGGCAATATCGGTCATTTCCTCGGCAAACTAAGCCCCGGTGGCGGCCGGTGGGCGCGGTTGAAACTGCGGCATTCGCTGCGTAAAGGTGATCGCCTGCGTCTGCACCGTGAGCAGGATGGTGAACGGACGGCCTTTACCCTGCAGGAAATCAGGCTGTGCAGCGATGGCGGGGCAGGTTCGGGCAAGCGGCAAACGGCCGGCGGCGAGGCCCTGGCGGCGGCCCGGGAAGGGCAGGAGGTCGAGTTGCGGTTGCCGGTGGCGGGCGGGGCCGGAGACAGCCTTTATCTGGTTGATCTGGCCCAGCGCCGGCGGATGGCAACCCGTTGCGCCCTGACGGTCAAGCAAGAGCATCGGCGTCGGGCGGCGAGCTGGGAAAAGCGGTTGCCCAGCCGGGAGATGATAAGTTTCATCGGCGCCGGCAGCGGTGGCGGCGCCAGGACCAGAGCCGGGGCCGGGGCCGGCGGCAGGAGCGGCAAAAAGCCCCGGGAAAAGGAAAAAACCGGCCCGCCGGGGCGGGGCAAGGCACCTTCTTTGCCCCTGTGGCTCCGTTTGGATGACCTTAAAATGCTGCCCCGGCGGCTGCCGCCGGAGGTTGAGCGGGTGGTGCTGCCTTTGTCGCCGGTTTTTTGGCCGCAACTGGCGGCGGCCGGCAAACTTTGGCGCTCTTTGGGCGAGCGCCTGATCTGGGCTTTGCCGCCGGTGATGCTGGAAAATGACCTGCCTTTTTATCGTGCAAAAATTGCCGAGCTGCGAAGTAAAAACTGTAATGCCTGGCAACTTGGCCATTTGAGTCAGTTGCAGCTTTTCGCCGACGCTGCCGGGGCCTTGCCGCCGGCAGCCAAGGGCGGCAAAAAACGTCGGCCGCGTTCACCGTTGCTGCTGTACGGCGATTATACCCTGAATATTCTTAACAGTCTGGCCGGTGAAAGTTATGGGCAGTTAGGCTTAGCCTCCGTGCAGGCGGCCATCGAGACCGATCGGGACAACCTGCTGGCCCTGCTGGCCGGGCTGCGTCCCAAAGGCGCCCCAAAACGGGCTGGAGGGCAGGCGCTGCCGCTGGGGTTGACCTTGTACGGCCGGCCGCCACTTTTTACCTCCCGTCTGGATTCCGTACATTTTCGCTATCAGGTGCCTTTTCTTAGTCCCCGGGAGGAAAGATTCGTGCTGCTGCGGGAGCATGACCTGACTCTGGCCCTGGCTGCCCGACCCTTTTCCCTGCTCTCCCGGGCCGAGGAATTGGCCGCCGCAGGCTTGGCTTTCGGGGTGGTTGATTTGCGTTACCAAAAGATAAGCCGCCAGGAGCTGCTGCCCCTGTTGCGCCAGGCCGGTAAAACCCATCGCCGGAGCGGCGATACCGATAACTTCAACTTTCTTGCCGGCCTGGACTGA
- a CDS encoding flagellar hook protein FlgE, with protein sequence MSLHNMMFNGMSGINSMAGNMAVLGDNVANINTVSYKNSQTTFQNVLTSSQDRFHEVGNGSQIQAISKNFRPGPLEQTTKATDMAIGGKGFFMVNDYNGETLYTRDGQFDLKVEDYTPAGFYNLVTPAGYRVQGLNLDYGNGNGQPGDILVRRDSLPQATENVTLALNLQSSAAPPTDTTSLYESWNGAATPPLAAGAYDYQTSIEAYDDQGQSFPLNIFFDHTDNPQEREFLITHDPALDRRLMPDGSRYNSGPEPEKGAGALLYGKLIFSSVGELMDIQAWAVPPDGNLELWLPADGDDGEETGTGELLPSEYWQQPDAGSGLFSFDYNISGTGDNLSSTIDFGTTLSRQVATSSGMLKADGSGAAAPGAHVLTTWNQVYDSNGQQVQEGDTFIFQGLNHQGEEVTSTYVVDYGERVEDLMLQLEADFNVTALLRNGRLELQANDPGESQMAITSVTYLDAAGNSPADNPDLAQPFGEQGAEFALELGQDMELSPLRTTNYATSSSTIFQDQDGYGAGVLQNVSVKPDGTIVGNYSNGQSHDQAQVMLADFANYHGLIPGSNNTYQASAQSGDPVIGTPGSGVFGQVLGSSLEGSNVDLARQFADLTMTQRIFQANSKSITTADEIHQTLMRLK encoded by the coding sequence ATGTCGCTGCATAACATGATGTTCAACGGGATGAGCGGGATCAACAGTATGGCCGGCAACATGGCGGTGCTGGGTGATAATGTCGCCAACATTAACACCGTTTCCTACAAAAATTCCCAGACCACCTTCCAGAATGTCCTGACCTCTTCCCAGGATCGTTTCCATGAGGTGGGCAACGGCTCTCAAATTCAGGCGATCAGCAAAAATTTCCGCCCCGGCCCCCTGGAGCAGACCACTAAAGCCACCGATATGGCCATTGGCGGCAAGGGCTTTTTCATGGTCAACGATTACAACGGGGAAACTCTTTACACCCGCGATGGCCAGTTTGATCTCAAGGTGGAAGATTATACCCCGGCAGGTTTTTACAACCTGGTTACTCCGGCCGGTTACCGGGTGCAGGGGTTGAACCTGGATTATGGCAACGGCAACGGGCAGCCTGGCGATATTCTGGTCCGGCGCGACTCCCTGCCCCAGGCCACCGAAAATGTCACCCTGGCGTTGAACCTGCAAAGCAGTGCGGCGCCCCCCACCGACACCACCTCCCTTTATGAGTCCTGGAACGGGGCTGCCACGCCGCCGCTGGCCGCCGGCGCCTATGACTACCAGACCTCAATAGAGGCTTATGATGACCAGGGGCAGAGCTTTCCCTTGAACATCTTTTTTGATCATACCGACAACCCCCAGGAGCGAGAGTTTCTCATCACCCATGATCCCGCCCTGGACCGCCGCCTGATGCCCGACGGCAGTCGCTACAACAGTGGCCCGGAACCGGAAAAGGGGGCCGGCGCCCTGCTGTACGGCAAGCTGATCTTCAGCAGTGTCGGGGAGTTGATGGATATCCAAGCCTGGGCCGTGCCGCCGGACGGCAACCTGGAGCTGTGGCTGCCGGCCGATGGTGACGACGGCGAGGAAACCGGCACCGGAGAACTGCTCCCCAGTGAGTACTGGCAGCAGCCGGATGCCGGCAGCGGGCTTTTTTCCTTTGACTACAACATCAGCGGCACCGGTGACAACCTTAGCTCCACCATCGATTTCGGCACCACCCTTTCCCGGCAGGTGGCTACCAGCAGCGGGATGCTCAAGGCTGACGGTTCCGGCGCCGCCGCCCCCGGCGCGCATGTCTTAACTACCTGGAATCAGGTTTATGACAGCAACGGCCAGCAGGTGCAGGAAGGCGATACTTTTATTTTTCAGGGTTTAAATCATCAGGGGGAAGAGGTAACGTCCACCTACGTGGTGGATTATGGTGAGCGGGTGGAAGATCTGATGCTGCAGCTGGAGGCGGATTTCAATGTTACGGCTCTGCTCAGGAACGGCCGCCTGGAACTGCAGGCCAACGACCCGGGTGAAAGTCAGATGGCCATAACCTCGGTTACCTACCTGGATGCCGCCGGCAACAGCCCGGCCGACAACCCTGATCTGGCCCAACCGTTTGGTGAACAGGGGGCGGAATTTGCTTTGGAGTTGGGGCAGGATATGGAGCTTTCGCCGCTTCGCACCACCAACTACGCCACGTCGAGCAGCACCATTTTTCAGGACCAGGACGGTTATGGTGCGGGGGTGTTGCAAAACGTTTCCGTTAAGCCCGATGGCACCATTGTCGGCAACTACTCAAACGGTCAGAGCCATGACCAGGCCCAGGTGATGCTGGCAGACTTCGCCAACTACCATGGCCTGATCCCCGGCAGTAACAACACCTACCAAGCGTCGGCGCAGTCCGGCGACCCGGTCATCGGGACCCCCGGCAGCGGGGTCTTTGGCCAAGTGTTGGGCAGTTCCCTGGAGGGTTCCAACGTGGACCTGGCCCGCCAGTTTGCCGACCTCACCATGACCCAGCGGATCTTCCAGGCCAACTCCAAATCCATCACCACCGCCGACGAAATCCACCAGACCCTGATGCGCCTAAAGTAG